The following are from one region of the Rhodopirellula sp. P2 genome:
- a CDS encoding 3-keto-disaccharide hydrolase yields MRKHVAVAILTGLWASIALTASAADVEEGFVSLFNGKDLSGWVKRGGSAKYHVEDGAIVGECVPNTPGNTFMCSEQEFGDFVLKLQYKFLEAGNSGVQFRSAARQEGEGERVFGYQSEMRPGGDMTGRIYDEGRRGHKHGIIWLDAYTPQDRLDAAQAGCREGEWNELEIQCVGPSIKTWLNGNLVVDMFDSFSMKGFLGLQIHAGKSGSVAWKNIRIKDLGESKWKSFFVKGESGEYQLEDAKFVLPEEWSFTEEGVLHGVHSKNQGKDGLVISNDNYDNFIARVTYRMQGGNSALYFRAEETSAPWVLRGFQNEIANNGKDSALWHTAGIIDGKKIPGRGWIVTNDEFVEKVRNKDDQWNTTCTAAYGDRLVQTLNGFCTSDIIDEECEKTGKLGLQMHGGTDCEMFFKDFEVMPITAEMQLLIDRE; encoded by the coding sequence ATGAGAAAGCACGTTGCCGTCGCCATCCTGACTGGACTTTGGGCTTCGATTGCCCTGACTGCCTCGGCGGCAGATGTCGAAGAGGGATTCGTTTCCCTGTTCAATGGCAAAGACCTGAGTGGTTGGGTGAAACGCGGCGGTTCCGCGAAATACCACGTCGAAGACGGGGCAATCGTGGGCGAGTGCGTTCCCAACACCCCCGGCAACACATTCATGTGTTCCGAACAGGAATTTGGCGACTTCGTCCTGAAGCTGCAGTACAAGTTCCTGGAAGCCGGGAATTCAGGCGTTCAGTTTCGTTCGGCTGCTCGACAAGAAGGCGAAGGTGAACGAGTCTTTGGCTATCAATCCGAAATGCGCCCCGGTGGCGACATGACCGGCCGCATCTACGACGAAGGTCGTCGCGGGCACAAACACGGCATCATTTGGTTGGACGCCTACACGCCGCAGGATCGTCTTGACGCCGCTCAGGCAGGCTGCCGCGAAGGGGAATGGAACGAGTTGGAAATCCAATGCGTCGGCCCCTCCATCAAAACTTGGCTGAACGGCAATCTGGTCGTTGATATGTTCGACAGCTTTTCCATGAAGGGGTTTCTGGGCCTGCAAATTCACGCCGGCAAATCAGGCTCGGTGGCTTGGAAGAACATTCGGATCAAGGATTTGGGTGAGAGCAAGTGGAAGTCCTTTTTCGTCAAAGGTGAGAGCGGCGAATACCAACTCGAAGACGCCAAGTTTGTCCTTCCGGAAGAATGGTCATTCACCGAAGAAGGCGTTTTGCACGGTGTGCACTCCAAGAATCAGGGGAAAGACGGGCTGGTCATTTCCAATGACAATTACGACAACTTCATCGCCCGGGTGACGTATCGCATGCAAGGTGGCAACAGTGCGTTGTACTTTCGTGCGGAGGAAACCAGTGCCCCGTGGGTGCTGCGTGGTTTCCAAAACGAAATCGCAAACAATGGCAAGGACTCCGCGCTCTGGCATACCGCCGGCATCATCGACGGAAAAAAGATCCCCGGTCGTGGATGGATCGTCACCAACGATGAGTTCGTCGAGAAGGTTCGCAACAAAGACGACCAGTGGAACACGACCTGCACCGCAGCCTACGGAGACCGATTGGTCCAAACACTCAACGGATTTTGCACCTCGGACATCATCGATGAAGAGTGCGAGAAAACCGGCAAGCTCGGATTGCAAATGCACGGCGGCACAGACTGCGAAATGTTCTTCAAGGACTTCGAAGTCATGCCAATCACAGCTGAGATGCAACTGCTGATCGACCGGGAGTGA
- a CDS encoding lactonase family protein, with protein sequence MIHLFKAAERFRQRKFQLFPVCLGVAVVFSGTLQAQSSPAKPRETRPLMAYVGTFSSPLGDVPPTQVDLPDGNGRGIHLFEVDRESGALAAAGTFDLGSSPDCLVINDARDRLYSSNETDQFGESKQGSVSAFAIDPVDGQLSLLNTVASEGDGPTYVSIHPSGRFLFVANYFSGSVAVLPILPDGRLGNATDVKQDAGEIGPTKATHAPPGSFAFSGHDGTHAHMIQSDPSGRYVLHVNLGLDKIFSWKFDATSGKLTPNEPASVSLPPGDGPRHFDFHPNGRWLYSIQEEGSTVVLFDYHSAKGQLNSRQTVSSLPAGFAGSNFCSEILVSQDGRFVYAGNRLHDSVGIFAIESDGTLRQVANEWTRGNYPRSFNFDPSGSFLYVCNQRADNVTVFRIDRESGLLKFTGHYAPVGNPSSITFVDLAASDDSVQTLRRVNAPEAHQAVAVDAASFFAISNRTIAQYDKQTAKRRAVWKAPENSGIQHLNSGVVLDGRLHCANSNWPAKPLKNTIEILDAGNLEHLESKPFSEAEGAINWMDRHQGAWWIGFAFYGEAEVRRTKLVRYDDNWNETGEWTFPESVIQRFLPNSNSGGAFGPNGQLYVTGHDHAELYVLDVPDDGDELQHVATVSVPIAGQGIAWDQDQPGTLLGIVRARREVVFLRFAPPR encoded by the coding sequence ATGATTCACCTGTTCAAAGCAGCGGAACGATTCCGCCAACGGAAGTTCCAACTGTTTCCGGTGTGTTTGGGAGTGGCCGTCGTCTTCAGCGGAACGCTGCAGGCCCAAAGCTCACCAGCCAAACCTCGCGAAACTCGGCCGTTGATGGCTTATGTGGGCACTTTCAGTTCTCCACTGGGCGATGTGCCGCCGACTCAAGTGGATCTGCCCGACGGCAATGGACGTGGGATTCATCTCTTTGAAGTCGATCGAGAAAGCGGTGCGTTAGCAGCGGCTGGCACGTTCGATCTCGGATCGAGCCCCGATTGCTTGGTGATCAATGACGCGCGCGACCGTCTGTACTCCAGCAACGAGACAGATCAATTTGGCGAGTCGAAACAGGGCTCGGTGAGTGCCTTTGCGATCGATCCCGTCGACGGCCAGCTCAGCTTGCTGAACACCGTCGCGTCCGAAGGCGACGGTCCCACGTATGTCAGCATTCATCCTTCGGGCCGGTTCCTGTTTGTCGCAAACTACTTCAGTGGTTCCGTTGCCGTGCTACCGATCCTGCCAGATGGGCGATTGGGAAACGCAACCGACGTCAAACAGGACGCTGGCGAAATTGGGCCGACCAAGGCGACTCATGCGCCACCGGGCAGCTTCGCGTTCAGTGGTCATGATGGAACACACGCGCACATGATCCAGTCCGATCCGTCAGGACGTTATGTGTTGCATGTGAACTTGGGCTTGGACAAGATTTTCAGTTGGAAGTTCGACGCGACCTCCGGAAAGTTGACGCCCAATGAACCGGCCAGCGTGTCACTGCCACCGGGAGATGGGCCGCGACACTTTGATTTTCATCCCAATGGTCGTTGGCTGTATTCCATCCAAGAAGAAGGCTCGACCGTCGTGTTGTTCGACTACCATTCGGCGAAGGGGCAGCTGAACTCACGTCAGACCGTTTCGTCCTTGCCAGCAGGCTTTGCCGGCAGCAATTTCTGCTCCGAGATTTTGGTTTCCCAGGACGGCAGATTCGTTTACGCCGGCAATCGATTGCACGACAGCGTGGGCATCTTTGCGATTGAATCCGACGGAACGCTGCGTCAGGTGGCCAATGAATGGACTCGCGGGAACTACCCACGCAGTTTCAACTTCGATCCGAGCGGAAGCTTTCTGTACGTTTGCAATCAACGGGCGGACAACGTCACTGTGTTTCGAATCGACCGTGAATCAGGTTTGCTGAAGTTCACCGGTCATTACGCTCCGGTCGGCAATCCATCCAGCATCACGTTCGTCGACCTCGCCGCCTCGGACGACTCGGTTCAAACACTGCGTCGTGTCAACGCACCGGAGGCACACCAGGCGGTCGCGGTGGACGCAGCCTCCTTTTTCGCGATCTCGAATCGCACGATCGCGCAGTACGACAAGCAAACCGCGAAGCGACGTGCCGTTTGGAAAGCACCTGAAAACTCAGGCATCCAGCATCTTAACAGCGGAGTCGTTCTCGACGGACGCTTGCACTGTGCAAATTCCAATTGGCCCGCGAAACCACTCAAGAACACGATTGAAATCTTGGATGCTGGCAACCTAGAGCACTTGGAATCGAAACCTTTTTCCGAAGCTGAGGGAGCCATCAACTGGATGGATCGCCATCAGGGAGCGTGGTGGATCGGATTTGCCTTCTATGGCGAGGCAGAGGTTCGACGCACCAAACTCGTTCGTTACGACGACAATTGGAACGAGACCGGTGAGTGGACGTTTCCTGAATCAGTGATTCAGCGTTTTTTGCCCAACAGCAATTCAGGCGGTGCGTTTGGTCCGAACGGGCAGTTGTACGTGACAGGACATGACCACGCCGAACTGTATGTCCTCGACGTTCCGGACGACGGCGATGAACTCCAGCATGTCGCTACCGTTTCCGTGCCGATTGCTGGACAGGGAATTGCCTGGGATCAGGATCAACCCGGCACATTGCTGGGAATCGTGCGAGCGCGCCGCGAAGTCGTCTTCCTGCGTTTCGCTCCACCGAGATGA
- a CDS encoding rhamnogalacturonan acetylesterase: MKSQTPSPFALPGCIALLVLLLANVASAEDEPASSNQSITIALIGDSTVEDYSGWGVPFRKRFQDNVQVLNFAKGGASSKSWYNGKRMPAVLEAKPDYVLIQFGHNDQPGKGPERETDPDTTYRENLKRYVAEVKSVGAHPILVSSVTRRRFDQDGKIRTTLTPWADATKQVAAELKVPFIDLHRRSIELHDRIGPAASMEFNFKEGDLTHFNEQGGAVMADLVITELQTAVPNLTRFLRKPPHSAETP, from the coding sequence TTGAAATCCCAAACCCCGAGCCCATTCGCGCTGCCAGGCTGCATCGCCCTGCTTGTGTTGCTGCTCGCCAACGTGGCGTCTGCGGAAGACGAACCAGCCTCGTCGAACCAATCGATCACAATCGCATTGATTGGCGACTCGACCGTCGAAGACTATTCGGGGTGGGGTGTGCCTTTTCGCAAACGGTTCCAAGACAACGTCCAGGTTCTGAATTTTGCGAAAGGCGGGGCAAGTTCGAAGAGCTGGTACAACGGCAAACGCATGCCCGCGGTGTTGGAGGCTAAACCTGATTACGTCCTGATTCAGTTCGGGCACAACGATCAACCGGGTAAAGGCCCGGAGCGAGAGACCGATCCCGACACGACTTATCGCGAGAATCTGAAGCGTTACGTCGCGGAGGTGAAATCAGTGGGCGCTCACCCCATCCTTGTCAGTTCCGTGACGAGGCGCCGGTTCGACCAAGACGGCAAGATTCGCACGACGCTGACCCCGTGGGCGGACGCCACCAAACAAGTGGCTGCGGAGCTGAAGGTGCCGTTCATAGACCTGCATCGGCGGAGCATTGAACTCCATGACCGAATCGGTCCCGCCGCCAGCATGGAGTTCAACTTCAAGGAAGGCGACCTGACCCATTTCAACGAGCAGGGGGGCGCCGTCATGGCTGATCTTGTCATCACCGAACTGCAAACCGCGGTGCCCAACCTGACACGCTTCCTCAGAAAACCGCCTCACTCTGCTGAAACTCCATGA
- a CDS encoding DUF1559 family PulG-like putative transporter: MKQPTRMAFTLVELLVVIAIIGVLVGLLLPAVQSAREAARRMQCQNNLKQIGLALHNYESTFKVLPPAGLTYVDDSGYGGTKDDDGYGFLCFLLPYIEQSALYEQVDPSGYWEVNDGITGRPLESLIREVEGGSPTERIQRRWEAATTPVGTYLCPSSAMPRNAPLKWSIYGSGDFGVGTLDVNPMFNANQTTGLATTSYKGCAGNHLGDNGLFVKRAEGEPRLFRDVIDGLSNTIAVGESTYVRASGVSKPAMVGESPTSLEDWPVWIGMPRTDESTRFTARTSSPINAFTSVGKMYNAIDDDCAFSFHQGGAQFNFADGSVRFITESISMETYQALAGMNDGAIVGEF; the protein is encoded by the coding sequence ATGAAACAGCCAACAAGAATGGCGTTTACCCTGGTTGAGTTGCTGGTGGTGATCGCCATCATCGGCGTTCTTGTGGGATTGCTTTTGCCCGCTGTTCAGTCAGCACGCGAAGCAGCCCGACGCATGCAGTGCCAAAACAATCTGAAACAGATCGGTTTGGCTCTGCACAACTACGAATCCACCTTCAAGGTGTTGCCCCCAGCCGGTCTGACCTATGTGGATGATTCGGGCTACGGCGGAACGAAAGACGACGATGGTTATGGCTTTCTTTGCTTCCTGCTTCCGTACATCGAACAAAGTGCGTTGTACGAGCAAGTCGATCCGTCGGGCTATTGGGAAGTCAACGATGGAATCACGGGACGCCCGCTCGAAAGCTTGATTCGAGAAGTGGAGGGCGGATCTCCGACGGAGCGAATTCAACGGCGTTGGGAAGCTGCAACGACACCGGTTGGAACCTATTTGTGCCCATCGTCTGCCATGCCTCGGAATGCACCTCTCAAATGGAGCATCTACGGATCGGGGGATTTTGGTGTCGGCACTCTCGATGTGAATCCGATGTTCAATGCCAATCAGACGACGGGATTGGCCACGACCAGCTACAAAGGTTGCGCTGGAAACCACTTGGGCGACAACGGTTTGTTTGTCAAGCGAGCCGAAGGGGAACCACGCTTGTTTCGTGATGTGATCGACGGATTGTCGAACACCATCGCGGTTGGCGAATCGACCTATGTGCGAGCGTCCGGGGTCAGCAAGCCAGCCATGGTCGGCGAAAGCCCCACTTCACTCGAGGATTGGCCGGTTTGGATCGGCATGCCACGCACGGACGAATCGACCCGATTCACCGCTCGTACCTCTTCTCCTATCAATGCATTCACTTCGGTTGGGAAGATGTACAACGCGATTGACGACGACTGCGCCTTCAGCTTCCACCAGGGTGGCGCCCAGTTCAACTTCGCGGATGGGTCGGTGCGTTTCATCACGGAAAGCATCTCGATGGAGACCTACCAAGCTCTGGCTGGAATGAACGACGGTGCAATCGTCGGAGAGTTCTGA